A genome region from Natronobeatus ordinarius includes the following:
- a CDS encoding UbiD family decarboxylase yields MTAETFREFLALLEDAGQLNRIADRVSWDLEASAITALANQTDERIPAFERVDAGIDGTWLVGDPYRGPCRRPWAHLARAFELPSALPGPAYYEAVVERLREPCEPTVVDPATAPCKEVVRTGADASLLEFPWPYVHQGDGGRYATLNTLVAPDADSEWGRWSRHRAMIHDATGASLLFLAGEQVPNLYYYEYERRDEPMPVALVLGAGPAVECAAEMWIPVGKSEAAFAGGLQESPVDLVACETNDLYVPASAEVVIEGRVRPGERLDEGPYGDYFGYVNGPRRSMPALEVDAITHRRAPRLPFCVEGTGVGYGHNSTSTLEVAAGGPDATLGLRAAGYEVAMAAPWPFSSRTAWTIATDRPYPGYLHELANFVFTTWGMLHIDFLIFVDADVNPLDPRAVFEAIALQADPATDFHQFGVERMPKVPLNIYQTPDEKGSADVGTSKAKTAKAHVDALSDGDRPTQTIGSRASRERARNLLVEAGITPAFARDDSPAVDR; encoded by the coding sequence ATGACCGCCGAGACGTTCCGTGAGTTCCTGGCCCTGCTCGAGGACGCCGGGCAGCTGAACCGGATCGCCGACCGCGTCTCGTGGGACCTCGAAGCGAGCGCGATCACGGCGCTGGCCAACCAGACCGACGAGCGAATTCCCGCCTTCGAGCGGGTCGACGCCGGCATCGATGGCACCTGGCTCGTGGGCGACCCGTACCGAGGGCCGTGTCGCCGCCCTTGGGCACACCTCGCTCGCGCGTTCGAACTGCCGTCGGCGCTCCCGGGGCCAGCCTACTACGAGGCGGTCGTCGAGCGGCTCCGCGAACCGTGCGAGCCGACCGTCGTCGACCCGGCGACGGCGCCGTGTAAGGAGGTCGTCCGGACGGGGGCGGACGCCAGCCTGCTCGAGTTCCCGTGGCCGTACGTTCACCAGGGTGACGGCGGCCGCTACGCCACGCTGAACACGCTCGTCGCACCGGACGCCGACAGCGAATGGGGCCGATGGTCGCGCCACCGCGCGATGATCCACGACGCCACGGGGGCGAGCCTGCTCTTTCTCGCCGGCGAGCAGGTCCCCAACCTCTACTACTACGAGTACGAACGTCGCGACGAGCCGATGCCCGTCGCGCTCGTCCTCGGTGCGGGGCCGGCCGTCGAGTGCGCCGCGGAGATGTGGATTCCAGTCGGCAAGAGCGAGGCGGCGTTCGCGGGCGGCCTCCAGGAGTCGCCGGTCGACCTCGTCGCCTGCGAGACGAACGACCTCTACGTCCCGGCCTCGGCCGAGGTGGTGATCGAGGGTCGAGTCCGTCCCGGCGAACGGCTCGACGAAGGTCCCTACGGCGACTATTTCGGCTACGTGAACGGTCCCCGTCGCTCGATGCCAGCGCTCGAGGTCGATGCGATCACCCACCGCCGGGCGCCGAGACTCCCCTTCTGCGTCGAGGGGACCGGCGTCGGCTACGGCCACAACTCCACGAGCACGCTCGAGGTCGCCGCCGGGGGCCCCGACGCCACCCTGGGCCTCCGGGCTGCCGGCTACGAGGTCGCGATGGCCGCGCCCTGGCCGTTCTCCTCGCGGACGGCCTGGACGATCGCCACCGACCGGCCCTACCCCGGCTACCTCCACGAACTCGCGAACTTCGTATTCACGACGTGGGGAATGCTCCACATCGACTTCCTGATCTTCGTCGACGCGGACGTGAACCCGCTCGATCCCCGGGCCGTCTTCGAGGCGATCGCGCTCCAGGCCGACCCGGCGACTGACTTCCACCAGTTCGGCGTCGAGCGAATGCCGAAGGTGCCGCTGAACATCTACCAGACGCCCGATGAGAAGGGGAGCGCCGACGTCGGCACGTCGAAGGCGAAGACGGCGAAAGCGCACGTCGACGCGCTGTCAGACGGTGACCGGCCGACGCAGACGATCGGCAGCCGCGCCTCGCGCGAGCGTGCCCGTAACCTCCTCGTCGAGGCGGGGATCACACCGGCGTTCGCTCGCGACGACTCACCGGCGGTGGATCGATGA
- a CDS encoding UbiD family decarboxylase domain-containing protein, translating into MTAFRTHLEFLHRTDDCQRLERPDSPSPQVVAAEAMRANGPALEFTPAGGGVGLASGVYGGVDQLERRNRYPWTRLGIGLGVDRDPAYVDVLEELIELGGRVDDRDVTYVPRAASATDRGLRDLELPTPPDEAWPRFTLGLCSIGSDDGSYWGPIHGTVLDGDTVRARVPEALSGQLRRGDAVTIALGVPAAALATTHLLAVTDRLSTPIEARGVGSTVPVVPTAGGVVPGSSEVVLETTVAARQPETRSEKREFWERLVDATTLTLDVRHVFTREDPVVPFTPLGTPLSDDLGLTALAIAARLYERVNGYWGVSPVEWVLLPAEGRLGICLVATEVLYPGFEWQLANLLFSLSRCFDTVVVVDAEASPRALGRVLGDLWVKAHPSRDWLFSEPNAPAARMPTYSRDDTGARLYVDATWDPRWKPEFVAPRVSVTDSFPPEIRDAVLESWTDLGFEDEPDVA; encoded by the coding sequence ATGACCGCGTTTCGCACCCACCTCGAGTTTCTCCACCGAACCGACGACTGCCAGCGGCTCGAGCGGCCCGACTCGCCGTCGCCGCAGGTCGTCGCCGCCGAAGCGATGCGAGCCAACGGACCGGCGCTCGAGTTCACGCCGGCCGGCGGCGGGGTTGGCCTCGCGAGCGGCGTCTACGGCGGCGTCGACCAACTGGAACGCCGGAATCGGTATCCGTGGACGCGGCTGGGAATCGGGCTCGGCGTAGACCGCGATCCGGCTTACGTCGACGTCCTCGAGGAACTGATCGAACTCGGCGGGCGAGTCGACGACCGCGACGTTACGTACGTCCCGCGTGCCGCGTCGGCGACCGACCGCGGCCTCCGCGACCTCGAGTTACCGACGCCGCCGGACGAGGCCTGGCCCCGTTTTACGCTGGGGCTCTGCTCGATCGGGAGCGACGACGGCTCGTACTGGGGGCCGATCCACGGCACCGTCCTCGACGGGGACACCGTTCGAGCCCGCGTCCCCGAAGCGCTCTCCGGGCAGCTGCGCAGGGGCGACGCGGTGACGATCGCACTCGGCGTCCCCGCGGCGGCGCTCGCGACCACGCACCTGCTCGCCGTCACCGACCGGCTCTCGACGCCGATCGAAGCCCGCGGCGTCGGCTCGACGGTCCCCGTCGTCCCGACCGCCGGCGGGGTCGTCCCCGGCTCCTCGGAGGTCGTCCTCGAGACGACCGTCGCGGCGCGCCAGCCCGAGACGCGCTCGGAGAAACGGGAGTTCTGGGAGCGCCTCGTCGACGCCACGACGCTCACGCTCGACGTCCGACACGTGTTCACTCGCGAGGATCCCGTCGTTCCGTTCACGCCCCTGGGAACGCCGCTGTCGGACGACCTCGGCCTCACGGCGCTGGCGATCGCGGCGCGACTCTACGAACGTGTGAACGGTTACTGGGGCGTCTCACCGGTCGAGTGGGTGTTGCTCCCTGCCGAGGGACGGCTCGGGATCTGCCTCGTCGCGACCGAAGTGCTGTACCCCGGCTTCGAGTGGCAACTGGCGAACCTCCTCTTTTCGCTCTCTCGCTGTTTCGACACGGTCGTCGTCGTCGACGCCGAGGCGAGCCCGCGAGCGCTCGGCCGAGTCCTCGGCGACCTCTGGGTCAAAGCCCACCCCTCGCGAGACTGGCTGTTCAGTGAACCCAACGCGCCAGCAGCCCGCATGCCGACGTACAGCCGAGACGACACCGGCGCTCGCCTCTACGTCGACGCGACGTGGGATCCTCGCTGGAAACCCGAGTTCGTCGCCCCTCGCGTCTCGGTTACAGACTCCTTCCCGCCCGAGATCCGCGACGCCGTCCTCGAGTCGTGGACCGACCTCGGGTTCGAGGACGAGCCGGACGTCGCGTGA
- a CDS encoding acyl-CoA dehydrogenase family protein: MNFEPSQERALIRSTAEEVAAEYGPEHWREKERKGEFSEAFWDELAEAGFHGLLIPEEYGGAGMGMQEMGLAMETLCAEGCGMAGTWYLVLTAGMAAVGIREHGTEEQKETYLPDIADGKRNFSIGITEPDAGTNTLNAATRAEKDGDEYVINGQKAWITYSDRADNMVLVTRTTPREDVNRGTDGISLFIIDMDSPGIDVSPIPKHGINYSKSCEVFFEDVRVPKENLLGTEDDGWWALVDTLNPERIGFAAAGTGIGKLAANTAIQYANDREVFDAPIGSHQAVSFPITKAYARMEAAALMREKAAWLYDRGEECGYETNVAKATAVEAGIEAVKQSMQAFGGWGYAEEYDVERWWREINLTRLAPVSQQMAYNHIAQQLGFPKSY; encoded by the coding sequence ATGAATTTCGAACCCTCACAGGAACGAGCGTTGATTCGATCGACGGCCGAAGAGGTGGCCGCCGAGTACGGACCGGAGCACTGGCGCGAGAAAGAACGGAAGGGGGAGTTCTCAGAGGCGTTCTGGGACGAACTCGCCGAGGCCGGCTTCCACGGCCTGCTGATCCCCGAGGAGTACGGCGGGGCGGGGATGGGCATGCAGGAGATGGGGCTGGCGATGGAGACCCTCTGTGCGGAAGGGTGTGGGATGGCCGGCACCTGGTACCTCGTGCTGACCGCGGGGATGGCGGCCGTCGGCATCCGCGAGCACGGGACCGAGGAACAGAAAGAGACCTACCTGCCGGACATCGCCGACGGGAAGCGCAACTTCTCGATCGGGATCACCGAACCCGACGCCGGGACGAACACGCTCAACGCGGCGACACGGGCCGAGAAGGACGGCGACGAGTACGTCATCAACGGACAGAAGGCGTGGATCACCTACTCGGATCGCGCGGACAACATGGTCCTCGTGACGCGGACGACCCCGCGCGAGGACGTCAATCGGGGCACCGACGGGATCAGCCTGTTCATCATCGACATGGACAGCCCCGGCATCGACGTCTCGCCGATCCCGAAACACGGCATCAACTACTCGAAGTCGTGTGAAGTGTTCTTCGAGGACGTCCGCGTCCCGAAGGAGAACCTGCTCGGCACCGAGGACGACGGCTGGTGGGCGCTCGTCGACACGCTCAACCCCGAACGGATCGGCTTCGCCGCCGCCGGCACCGGCATCGGCAAGCTCGCGGCGAACACGGCGATCCAGTACGCCAACGACCGCGAGGTGTTCGACGCGCCGATCGGCTCCCACCAGGCCGTCTCGTTCCCCATCACGAAGGCGTACGCCCGGATGGAGGCGGCGGCGCTGATGCGCGAGAAGGCTGCCTGGCTCTACGACCGCGGCGAGGAGTGTGGCTACGAGACGAACGTCGCGAAGGCCACGGCCGTCGAGGCCGGCATCGAGGCCGTCAAGCAGTCGATGCAGGCCTTCGGCGGCTGGGGCTACGCCGAGGAGTACGACGTCGAGCGCTGGTGGCGTGAGATCAACCTCACCCGCCTCGCCCCCGTCTCCCAGCAGATGGCATACAACCACATCGCCCAGCAACTCGGCTTCCCGAAGTCTTACTGA
- a CDS encoding acetyl-CoA carboxylase biotin carboxylase subunit: MFEKLLVANRGEIAVRIMQACEELGVGTVAVYSDADRDAGHVRYADEAYNVGPAAASQSYLNQEAILEAADRAGADAIHPGYGFLAENADFARAVEQAEGITWVGPSSEAMQALGEKTTARKLMQAADVPVVPGTTDPVTSADEVRELGEEYGYPLAIKAEGGGGGRGMKIVRSAEEAGDALSSAKREGKAYFDNESVYVEKYLEAPRHVEVQILADEHGTVLHLGERDCSLQRRHQKIVEEAPSPALDDDLREEIGEAARRGVREAGYTNAGTVEFLVEDGDFYFMEVNTRIQVEHPVTEEVTGVDVVREQLRVAAGEELPISQEDVEIEGHALEFRINAENPADGFAPTPGPLARYDPPGGFGVRIDDALRQGDEIGGDYDSMIAKLIVRAPTRERCLERSARALKAFEVAGVETTIPFHRLMLTDETFRAGEHTTKYLDEEVDDDELREAVERWGSPDVETAADGTATTNEVSVEVDGRRYEVVVEDGLPRAAAGADPANAGGTTGGNGAASNAGGATQVAAGDAVTAEMQGTVLSVNVSPGEDLSGGEVVCVIEAMKMENDVIAPAGGTVAEVPVAEGDAVDMGDPLVVLE; this comes from the coding sequence ATGTTCGAGAAACTGCTAGTCGCGAACCGAGGCGAGATCGCCGTCAGGATCATGCAGGCCTGCGAGGAACTCGGCGTCGGAACGGTCGCCGTCTACTCAGACGCCGACCGCGACGCCGGCCACGTCCGGTACGCCGACGAGGCGTACAACGTCGGCCCCGCGGCGGCGAGCCAGTCCTACCTGAACCAGGAGGCGATCCTCGAGGCCGCCGACCGCGCCGGTGCGGACGCCATCCACCCCGGCTACGGCTTCCTCGCGGAGAACGCCGACTTCGCCCGGGCGGTCGAGCAGGCGGAGGGCATCACCTGGGTCGGCCCCTCGAGCGAGGCGATGCAGGCCCTCGGCGAGAAGACCACGGCCCGGAAGCTCATGCAAGCGGCCGACGTCCCCGTCGTCCCCGGGACGACCGACCCCGTCACTTCCGCCGACGAGGTCCGCGAACTCGGCGAGGAGTACGGCTACCCGCTCGCGATCAAAGCTGAGGGCGGCGGCGGCGGCCGCGGCATGAAGATCGTCCGCAGCGCCGAGGAAGCCGGCGACGCGCTCTCGAGCGCGAAACGCGAGGGGAAGGCCTACTTCGACAACGAGTCGGTGTACGTCGAGAAGTACCTCGAGGCGCCGCGACACGTCGAGGTCCAGATCCTCGCCGACGAGCACGGCACCGTCTTGCACTTAGGCGAGCGCGACTGCTCGCTCCAGCGCCGTCACCAGAAGATCGTCGAGGAGGCGCCGAGCCCTGCGCTCGACGACGACCTGCGCGAGGAGATCGGTGAGGCCGCCCGCCGGGGCGTCCGCGAGGCGGGGTATACGAACGCCGGAACCGTCGAATTCCTCGTCGAGGACGGGGACTTTTACTTCATGGAGGTCAACACCCGAATCCAGGTCGAACACCCCGTCACCGAGGAGGTCACGGGGGTCGACGTCGTCCGCGAGCAGCTCCGGGTCGCCGCGGGCGAGGAGCTCCCCATCTCCCAGGAGGACGTCGAGATCGAGGGTCACGCTTTGGAGTTCCGGATCAACGCCGAAAACCCCGCCGACGGCTTCGCGCCGACGCCCGGCCCGCTCGCACGCTACGACCCGCCGGGCGGCTTCGGCGTCCGGATCGACGATGCCCTGCGCCAGGGCGACGAGATCGGCGGCGACTACGACTCGATGATCGCGAAGCTGATCGTCCGCGCCCCCACGCGTGAACGCTGTCTCGAGCGTTCGGCGCGGGCGCTCAAAGCGTTCGAGGTCGCGGGCGTGGAGACGACGATCCCGTTCCACCGGCTGATGCTCACAGACGAGACGTTCCGCGCCGGCGAGCACACGACGAAGTACCTCGACGAGGAGGTCGACGACGATGAGCTGCGAGAAGCGGTCGAGCGCTGGGGTTCGCCTGACGTCGAGACGGCGGCCGACGGGACGGCCACGACGAACGAGGTCTCCGTCGAGGTCGACGGCCGCCGGTACGAGGTCGTCGTCGAGGACGGGCTCCCGCGGGCGGCCGCAGGGGCCGACCCCGCGAACGCCGGCGGTACGACCGGCGGGAACGGGGCCGCCTCGAACGCCGGCGGGGCCACGCAGGTCGCCGCGGGCGACGCCGTCACGGCCGAGATGCAGGGGACCGTTCTCTCGGTGAACGTCTCACCCGGCGAGGACCTGTCGGGCGGCGAGGTCGTCTGCGTCATCGAGGCGATGAAGATGGAAAACGACGTGATCGCGCCGGCCGGCGGCACCGTCGCCGAGGTGCCCGTCGCCGAGGGCGACGCCGTCGACATGGGCGACCCGCTCGTCGTCCTGGAGTGA
- a CDS encoding acyl-CoA carboxylase subunit beta, which produces MELRVTESTTDEEAQAIAEALASHFDDDVELYAGDGDEPVASASAPASAGVASASNGAGSRPSPADDDLGPTEREELLWTEIEEILEGGPEKYKARLGEQGKLFVRDRLDLWFGEEGLKFEDGKFAHFDAEDRLPADGLLTGAAEFEGRDVHFMANDFSVKAGSMAKRGVEKFLRMQQRALKTGKPVLYLMDSSGGRIDQQTGFFANREGIGKYYYNHSMLSGRVPQICVLYGPCIAGAAYTPVFADFTIMVRDMSAMAIASPRMVQMVTGEDISMDDLGGPDVHAQHSGSADLVAEDEEHARELVAKLIGYLPDNCDEKPPRTEGRAPRLSPEGIDGVIPQEPNRGYDMFDVIERVVDADSVLELRPEYGKEIVTAFARIDGRPIGIVANQPNHRAGAIFPDAAEKAAQFIWTCDAYGIPLLYLCDTPGFMAGSQVEKDGILEQGKKMIYATSSATVPKQSVVVRKAYGAGIYAMSGPAYDPESIIGLPSGEIAIMGPEAAINAVYANKLAAIEDDDERAQMEQELREEYREDIDVHRMASEVVIDEIVPPSTLREELEARFAFYETVEKQLPNKKHGTIL; this is translated from the coding sequence ATGGAACTGAGAGTGACCGAATCCACGACGGACGAGGAGGCACAGGCGATCGCGGAGGCGCTTGCGTCGCACTTCGACGACGACGTCGAGCTCTACGCGGGTGACGGCGACGAGCCGGTCGCGAGCGCGTCGGCACCCGCGAGCGCGGGCGTGGCGTCCGCTAGCAACGGCGCCGGCAGCCGACCGAGCCCCGCCGACGACGACCTCGGGCCGACCGAACGCGAGGAGCTGCTGTGGACGGAGATCGAGGAGATCCTCGAGGGCGGCCCCGAGAAGTACAAAGCGCGCCTAGGCGAGCAGGGCAAGCTGTTCGTCCGCGACCGGCTCGATCTCTGGTTCGGCGAAGAGGGGCTCAAATTCGAAGACGGGAAGTTCGCTCACTTCGACGCCGAGGATCGGCTGCCTGCGGACGGCCTTCTGACCGGTGCTGCGGAGTTCGAGGGCCGGGACGTCCACTTCATGGCCAACGACTTCTCCGTGAAGGCGGGGTCGATGGCCAAGCGCGGGGTCGAAAAATTCCTGCGGATGCAACAGCGGGCGCTCAAAACGGGCAAGCCCGTGCTGTACCTGATGGACTCCTCGGGCGGGCGGATCGACCAGCAGACGGGCTTCTTCGCCAACCGCGAGGGCATCGGGAAGTACTACTACAACCACTCGATGCTCTCGGGTCGCGTCCCCCAGATCTGCGTCCTCTACGGGCCGTGTATCGCCGGGGCCGCCTACACGCCCGTCTTCGCCGACTTCACGATCATGGTCCGGGACATGTCCGCGATGGCGATCGCCAGCCCGCGGATGGTCCAGATGGTCACCGGCGAGGACATCTCGATGGACGACCTCGGCGGCCCCGACGTGCACGCCCAGCATTCGGGCAGCGCGGACCTCGTCGCCGAGGACGAAGAACACGCCCGCGAACTGGTCGCGAAGCTCATCGGCTATCTGCCCGACAACTGCGACGAGAAGCCCCCACGGACAGAGGGACGCGCCCCGCGGCTCTCCCCCGAGGGCATCGACGGCGTCATCCCCCAGGAGCCCAATCGCGGCTACGACATGTTCGACGTGATCGAGCGCGTCGTCGACGCCGACTCGGTGCTCGAGCTCCGTCCCGAGTACGGGAAAGAGATCGTCACGGCCTTCGCTCGCATCGACGGCCGACCGATCGGCATCGTCGCCAACCAGCCCAACCACCGGGCGGGCGCGATCTTCCCCGACGCCGCCGAGAAGGCCGCCCAGTTCATCTGGACCTGTGACGCCTACGGGATCCCCCTGCTCTACCTCTGTGACACGCCCGGCTTCATGGCCGGCTCGCAGGTCGAGAAAGACGGGATCCTAGAGCAGGGCAAGAAGATGATCTACGCGACCTCGAGCGCGACGGTCCCGAAACAGTCCGTCGTCGTGCGCAAGGCCTACGGCGCGGGCATCTACGCCATGTCGGGGCCGGCGTACGATCCCGAGAGCATCATCGGGCTTCCGTCGGGAGAGATCGCCATCATGGGCCCCGAGGCGGCGATCAACGCCGTCTACGCGAACAAGCTGGCGGCGATCGAGGACGACGACGAGCGCGCGCAGATGGAACAGGAGTTACGCGAGGAGTACCGCGAGGACATCGACGTCCACCGGATGGCCAGCGAGGTCGTCATCGACGAGATCGTTCCCCCGAGCACCCTGCGCGAGGAGCTCGAGGCCCGCTTTGCGTTCTACGAGACCGTCGAGAAACAGCTGCCGAACAAGAAACACGGCACGATCCTCTGA
- a CDS encoding MaoC family dehydratase: MPGLYYEEFTVGETIEHERRRTISESDNQRFCDMTMNQQPLHLDAEFAAETPFGERLVNGIYTMALAVGITIPETTDGTIVANLSYDNVEHPEPVFHGDTIRVQSTVTDKRETSDGERGVVTMRVEVFKMNEPDEPLVCSFERTVLSLKRPNGD; this comes from the coding sequence ATGCCGGGGCTGTACTACGAAGAGTTTACGGTCGGCGAAACGATCGAGCACGAGCGCCGTCGCACGATCTCGGAGAGCGACAACCAGCGCTTCTGTGATATGACGATGAACCAGCAGCCGCTGCACTTAGACGCCGAGTTTGCGGCCGAGACGCCCTTCGGCGAGCGGCTGGTCAACGGCATCTACACGATGGCGCTGGCCGTCGGCATCACCATCCCGGAGACGACCGACGGCACCATCGTCGCCAACCTCTCGTACGACAACGTCGAGCACCCCGAGCCGGTCTTCCACGGCGACACCATCCGCGTCCAGTCGACCGTGACTGACAAACGCGAGACGAGCGACGGCGAGCGCGGCGTCGTCACGATGCGCGTCGAGGTGTTCAAGATGAACGAGCCGGACGAACCGCTCGTCTGTTCGTTCGAGCGGACCGTCCTCTCGCTGAAGCGGCCGAACGGGGACTGA
- a CDS encoding class I SAM-dependent methyltransferase produces MKDAIRRNFDVSVGSYEAFESETGQFAELAERLATVVDDATGDLESLLDAGAGTGASTRRLEGLAEAVVALDISWPMLRENPAGRRVQADFDHLPFGNGSFDAVVFTASLFLTPDPDRAASEAARVLRAGGVVAAVAPQGWTTADGRDAFADLSRDSRSPSAAAEVESALAGRFTLETGAWTDEVSAERLRRFHSIPAVAARLYPTLPPDERVQEARALLADVEGPLEQRWRWLIGRQA; encoded by the coding sequence ATGAAAGACGCCATCCGCCGCAACTTCGACGTGAGCGTCGGCAGCTACGAGGCGTTCGAGTCCGAGACGGGACAGTTCGCGGAACTCGCCGAGCGGCTCGCGACCGTCGTCGACGACGCCACGGGCGACCTCGAGTCGCTCCTCGACGCCGGGGCCGGCACGGGCGCGAGCACGCGACGGCTCGAGGGGCTCGCTGAGGCGGTCGTCGCCCTCGACATCAGTTGGCCGATGCTTCGGGAAAACCCCGCGGGTCGGCGCGTCCAGGCCGACTTCGACCACCTGCCCTTTGGGAACGGGAGCTTCGACGCGGTCGTCTTCACCGCCTCGCTGTTTCTCACCCCCGACCCCGACCGCGCCGCGAGCGAGGCCGCGCGCGTCCTCCGCGCCGGCGGCGTCGTCGCCGCCGTCGCCCCCCAGGGCTGGACCACCGCCGACGGCCGGGACGCCTTCGCGGACCTCTCTCGCGACTCGCGCTCGCCAAGCGCCGCAGCCGAGGTCGAATCCGCACTCGCCGGTCGATTCACCCTCGAGACCGGCGCCTGGACGGACGAGGTCTCCGCCGAGCGACTGCGTCGATTTCACTCGATTCCCGCGGTCGCCGCCCGGCTCTACCCGACCCTCCCGCCGGACGAACGCGTCCAAGAGGCGCGCGCGCTGCTCGCCGACGTCGAAGGGCCGCTCGAGCAGCGCTGGCGGTGGCTGATCGGACGCCAGGCGTGA
- a CDS encoding phenylacetate--CoA ligase family protein has protein sequence MYDSEVLADLRDQLERVSASELYRQTFEEAGIEPSAIETWEDFQAVPFTTADDLKADLEANPPEGSLSPRGAMLSFSPLGDDLAPMFDTKADLEYEAEANAAVFERMGIEEGDRVLNTFGYELFGTGYLIQRGLEELGAEVIPAGPGESAQAAETISTYGVDALIGNPSFALKVAEAGGEVDVFVGAGEPFTSIPGYREEVKAALSCETAVDYFGTRHVLPIAAETSEEDGLHVVDEYAIVELVDPDTGESLPPGERGEVVVTHRRKEGFPLVRYRTGDLAELEARDGELVLPDGVIGRTDERLKVKGVKLYPESIPAVLAAFDGLTGEFRLEVSRPESTDYLKVVCEGEADEDELAAALADRILISPNELAFVDELEETGVVDERY, from the coding sequence ATGTACGATAGCGAAGTGCTCGCCGATCTGCGCGACCAGCTGGAACGCGTCTCGGCGTCCGAGCTGTACCGACAGACGTTCGAGGAGGCTGGGATCGAGCCGTCGGCGATCGAAACCTGGGAGGACTTTCAGGCCGTTCCGTTCACGACCGCCGACGACCTGAAAGCCGACCTCGAGGCGAACCCGCCCGAAGGATCGCTCTCGCCGCGAGGAGCCATGCTCTCGTTTTCCCCGCTGGGCGACGACCTCGCGCCGATGTTCGATACGAAAGCCGACCTCGAGTACGAGGCCGAAGCCAACGCCGCGGTCTTCGAGCGGATGGGAATCGAAGAGGGCGACCGCGTGCTCAACACCTTCGGCTACGAGCTGTTCGGCACCGGCTACCTGATCCAGCGGGGACTCGAGGAGCTCGGCGCCGAGGTGATCCCCGCGGGGCCGGGAGAATCAGCGCAGGCGGCGGAGACGATCTCGACGTACGGCGTCGACGCGCTGATCGGCAACCCGAGTTTCGCGCTGAAGGTCGCGGAAGCCGGCGGGGAGGTCGACGTCTTCGTCGGCGCCGGCGAGCCGTTCACGTCGATTCCGGGCTACCGCGAGGAGGTCAAAGCGGCGCTGAGCTGTGAGACGGCGGTCGACTACTTCGGCACCCGACACGTGTTACCGATCGCCGCCGAAACGAGCGAGGAAGACGGGCTTCACGTGGTGGACGAGTACGCCATCGTCGAACTCGTCGACCCGGACACCGGCGAGTCCCTGCCGCCGGGCGAGCGCGGCGAGGTGGTCGTCACTCACCGCCGGAAGGAGGGCTTCCCGCTCGTGCGCTACCGGACCGGTGACCTGGCCGAACTCGAGGCACGCGACGGCGAACTCGTGTTACCCGACGGCGTCATCGGGCGGACCGACGAGCGCCTGAAGGTCAAAGGCGTCAAGCTCTACCCCGAGTCGATCCCGGCGGTCCTCGCGGCGTTCGACGGGCTCACGGGCGAGTTCCGCCTCGAAGTGTCCAGACCCGAGTCGACCGACTACCTGAAAGTCGTCTGCGAGGGCGAGGCCGACGAGGACGAACTCGCCGCCGCGCTCGCGGACCGAATCCTGATCTCGCCGAACGAACTCGCGTTCGTCGACGAACTCGAGGAGACGGGCGTCGTCGACGAGCGGTACTGA
- a CDS encoding amidohydrolase family protein, with the protein MPSDERSTARGERFRPAIDAHTHLFPARLTGAIRRALTDETGWTFVHPSGREEIEAVLTAAGVDAYVALPYVHEPGLAIDLNDWLLEQADASERLLPFATVHPDDEAVGAIVREAFEAGARGLKIHCPVQECAPADPRIEPALEVVAEFEYPVTLHGGTAPMFEDSPYVGAEAFEALIDSYPELRVCCAHMGTYEVDRFLELARDHENVYLDTTFAMSTQAVETMGFDPTSIPDETFVELSESIMYGSDFPNVPYPYREERVGLLERDLPEETFRDLFYRTAADYLGLDA; encoded by the coding sequence ATGCCATCGGACGAGCGATCGACGGCTCGTGGCGAGCGGTTCCGACCCGCCATCGACGCACACACGCACCTCTTTCCAGCCCGGCTCACCGGCGCGATTCGCCGGGCGCTCACCGACGAGACCGGCTGGACGTTCGTGCACCCGTCGGGTCGCGAGGAAATCGAGGCCGTTCTGACGGCAGCGGGCGTCGACGCGTACGTCGCCCTGCCGTACGTGCACGAGCCGGGACTCGCGATCGACCTGAACGACTGGCTGCTCGAGCAGGCCGACGCCTCCGAGCGACTGCTCCCGTTCGCGACCGTCCACCCCGACGACGAGGCAGTCGGGGCGATCGTCCGCGAGGCGTTCGAGGCCGGCGCCCGGGGCCTGAAGATCCACTGCCCCGTCCAGGAGTGTGCCCCCGCCGATCCGCGGATCGAACCCGCCCTCGAGGTCGTCGCCGAGTTCGAGTATCCGGTGACGCTCCACGGTGGGACCGCCCCGATGTTCGAGGACAGCCCGTACGTCGGCGCCGAGGCCTTCGAGGCGCTGATCGACTCCTACCCCGAGCTGCGCGTCTGCTGTGCGCACATGGGTACCTACGAGGTCGATCGCTTCCTCGAGCTCGCCCGCGACCACGAGAACGTCTACCTCGACACGACGTTCGCGATGTCGACGCAGGCCGTGGAGACCATGGGGTTCGATCCGACGTCGATTCCCGACGAGACGTTCGTCGAGCTCTCGGAGTCGATCATGTACGGCTCTGACTTCCCGAACGTTCCGTATCCGTACCGCGAAGAACGGGTCGGCTTACTCGAGCGCGACCTCCCCGAGGAGACGTTTCGGGATCTCTTCTACCGGACGGCAGCCGACTACCTGGGTCTCGACGCCTGA